A single Trypanosoma brucei gambiense DAL972 chromosome 9, complete sequence DNA region contains:
- a CDS encoding small nuclear RNA gene activation protein (SNAP) 50, putative produces MPPKQLVDPFSLQVGNKKETTLADVAAHTAVTLTDIRRRNPQLDVYKISDKLPAGTIVHLPQTLSERGNPYGCFFTIGEAEDAMRKLEARLDRLLEEEGPNLPELPTRRVLSKMERIVTQVKEEGERQLARVREEYSECERRPALLQFLVDLEPVKRLREQLDEEYDGRKLRLKVMDEGNSELFRHAEPRYPNKGIAASLRHNVIDTSEDFCLTEHSHRWEFTFFTPGSTTEPQETWAVLSCQSLGTLLDTFVCRNCIPVNISKNAFFFIGGTFYVDNRHAGEGGEDYEDLTAPIRHFDPCGEGASTEGETRQKNIAFGNCPVKYVSQTTFGDLNLRLGEYGVMRHLGWCNHYFYLSSVTSLRGFDRDDHTRAAYPQRVMKTPTRVVRCRLCRSHPATVVCYNDEISPESPCPYCVPCFELLHATDEGEVEEGKFFAIRLPQGKYYTA; encoded by the coding sequence atgcctccTAAACAATTGGTGGaccctttttcccttcaaGTAGGTAATAAGAAGGAAACGACACTTGCCGATGTCGCTGCGCACACAGCTGTTACTCTCACAGACATACGCCGGCGGAACCCACAACTTGATGTCTACAAAATTAGTGACAAACTGCCTGCAGGCACTATTGTCCATCTGCCACAGACCCTGAGCGAGCGGGGGAACCCTTATGGTTGCTTCTTTACAATTGGTGAGGCAGAGGATGCGATGCGTAAACTGGAGGCAAGGTTAGATAGGCTcctggaagaggaagggcCAAACCTACCGGAGCTCCCCACCCGCAGAGTGTTGTCCAAAATGGAGAGGATTGTAACCcaagtaaaagaagaaggcgaGCGCCAACTGGCCCGTGTTAGGGAAGAGTACAGTGAGTGCGAGCGGCGACCTGCTCTTTTGCAGTTTCTCGTGGACTTAGAACCGGTGAAGAGGCTACGAGAGCAACTTGACGAAGAGTACGACGGACGAAAGCTTCGTCTAAAGGTAATGGATGAGGGAAATAGCGAGCTTTTCCGCCATGCGGAGCCGCGCTACCCAAACAAGGGCATCGCAGCGAGCTTACGTCATAACGTTATCGACACCTCGGAAGATTTTTGTTTGACCGAACACTCACACCGTTGGGAGTTTACTTTCTTCACACCTGGGTCCACTACAGAGCCTCAGGAAACATGGGCTGTACTGTCGTGCCAGAGCTTAGGCACCCTGCTTGACACTTTTGTCTGCCGTAATTGTATCCCAGTGAACATTTCAAAGAatgcatttttctttattggAGGTACCTTCTACGTTGACAATCGCCACGCAGGAGAGGGTGGGGAGGACTATGAAGATTTGACGGCACCCATCCGGCACTTCGATCCCTGTGGAGAAGGCGCGAGTACGGAGGGTGAAACAAGGCAGAAAAACATCGCGTTTGGAAACTGCCCCGTCAAATACGTTTCACAGACTACCTTTGGAGATCTTAACTTGCGGTTGGGTGAGTATGGCGTCATGCGACACCTCGGATGGTGCAACCATTACTTTTACCTTAGTTCAGTCACTAGCTTACGTGGTTTTGATCGAGATGACCACACGAGGGCAGCGTACCCACAGCGTGTGATGAAGACTCCGACCCGTGTAGTGCGATGTCGCCTGTGTAGGAGTCATCCAGCAACAGTTGTGTGTTACAATGATGAAATTTCACCTGAGAGCCCCTGTCCCTATTGCGTTCCATGTTTCGAATTACTACACGCAACAGATGAGGGAGAAGTCGAGGAAGGTAAGTTTTTTGCAATTAGGCTCCCTCAAGGAAAGTACTACACTGCTTAA
- a CDS encoding dual specificity protein phosphatase, putative yields the protein MATPSASPSRDSTSPGGTPFICYHRLFDYPTEVSCSPPTPRPSCHGHTPLDCWVQPEWNAMAAEARPTQLLTPKASRVGSTQLQAALSTPQVMKEELQLRAALDTELSIMKMDPFRHITPDVTPLMDGLYVGGFPDEEILEILKREGIDVIVNCCARELDTRVVLPTGFVVHDFYAEDCSDYLIIFHCYDRFAEIVTDALRNGHRVYVHCVAGVNRSVTLCIAYLMQYYHMGPISCVQLFRSRGRVNILKNVSFRHQLVDFYLNNLRA from the coding sequence ATGGCCACTCCCTCCGCCTCGCCTTCACGCGACAGCACCTCCCCCGGTGGCACGCCATTTATTTGTTACCACAGGCTGTTTGACTACCCAACGGAGGTGAGCTGCTCACCTCCAACGCCTCGACCATCATGTCATGGCCACACGCCGCTGGATTGTTGGGTGCAGCCAGAGTGGAATGCAATGGCGGCGGAGGCCCGTCCAACTCAGCTTTTGACCCCTAAAGCGTCACGAGTGGGTTCGACTCAGTTGCAGGCTGCACTCAGCACTCCACAAGTTATGAAGGAGGAATTGCAGCTCCGCGCCGCCCTTGACACCGAGCTCTCAATAATGAAAATGGACCCTTTCAGGCACATAACGCCTGATGTGACGCCCCTTATGGATGGTCTTTATGTTGGTGGCTTCCCAGATGAGGAAATATTAGAGATCTTGAAACGGGAGGGCATTGATGTCATCGTCAACTGCTGTGCGAGAGAACTTGACACGCGTGTCGTTTTACCCACGGGATTTGTAGTACATGATTTCTACGCAGAGGACTGTAGCGATTATTTGattatttttcattgttaTGATCGATTTGCAGAGATTGTTACCGACGCACTGCGAAACGGTCACCGAGTATACGTTCATTGTGTCGCAGGCGTCAACCGCAGCGTCACACTTTGCATTGCCTATTTAATGCAGTATTATCACATGGGACCAATCAGCTGTGTGCAGTTGTTTCGGTCGAGGGGGAGAGTAAACATCCTCAAAAATGTGTCTTTTCGGCATCAGCTCGTAGACTTTTATCTTAACAATTTACGCGCTTGA